The following coding sequences lie in one Monomorium pharaonis isolate MP-MQ-018 chromosome 1, ASM1337386v2, whole genome shotgun sequence genomic window:
- the LOC105834491 gene encoding uncharacterized protein LOC105834491 isoform X3 — protein sequence MLNVTHAEVSGKRYITINEIRDIIRRLEVSLKCSRDLEAARFLRYSTLKSRDKILTDDLKKIKTRNKQMLNLFRQSVTDVQLGSLDILPETLRRQVQKTWHQKYDTLLSQNEQLKKQIIATNCAMKQKQKEV from the exons TTGAACGTAACGCATGCAGAAGTGTCTGGGAAAAGATATATCACAATTAACGAAATTCGTGATATCATCCGAAGATTGGAAGTTAGCTTGAAATGTTCGCGGGATTTGGAAGCTGCCAGATTCCTGCGATATTCCACCTTGAAATCTCGCGATAAAATTCTAACGGACGATCTGAAGAAGATTAAAACGCGAAACAAACAGATGTTAA ATTTATTTCGACAAAGCGTCACGGATGTTCAGCTCGGTTCTCTCGATATATTGCCGGAAACTCTGAGAAGACAAGTGCAAAAAACATGGCATCAGaa atacgatactCTATTATCTCAGAACGAgcaattaaagaaacaaattattgCTACAAATTGTGCGATGAAACAGAAACAGAAAGAA
- the LOC105834491 gene encoding uncharacterized protein LOC105834491 isoform X2 → MLNVTHAEVSGKRYITINEIRDIIRRLEVSLKCSRDLEAARFLRYSTLKSRDKILTDDLKKIKTRNKQMLNLFRQSVTDVQLGSLDILPETLRRQVQKTWHQKYDTLLSQNEQLKKQIIATNCAMKQKQKEVRDYLLL, encoded by the exons TTGAACGTAACGCATGCAGAAGTGTCTGGGAAAAGATATATCACAATTAACGAAATTCGTGATATCATCCGAAGATTGGAAGTTAGCTTGAAATGTTCGCGGGATTTGGAAGCTGCCAGATTCCTGCGATATTCCACCTTGAAATCTCGCGATAAAATTCTAACGGACGATCTGAAGAAGATTAAAACGCGAAACAAACAGATGTTAA ATTTATTTCGACAAAGCGTCACGGATGTTCAGCTCGGTTCTCTCGATATATTGCCGGAAACTCTGAGAAGACAAGTGCAAAAAACATGGCATCAGaa atacgatactCTATTATCTCAGAACGAgcaattaaagaaacaaattattgCTACAAATTGTGCGATGAAACAGAAACAGAAAGAAGTAAGGGACTATTTACTGCTATAA